A DNA window from Micromonospora sp. NBC_01739 contains the following coding sequences:
- a CDS encoding arginine deiminase, with protein sequence MVTHYVDSEVGRLSTVLLHRPGPELARLTPRNNDSLLFDAIPWVGRAQEEHDAFADALRLRGVEVLYLTDLLTETLAVADARDELTEQVLASPRLGDTLRARVAAHLSYLDPAALAGVLVAGLAHEELKIGRDRPGGLVYTLMDRHDFVIDPLPNLLFTRDSSLWIRDRVGVTSLAMPARRRETTLTDAIYRHHPRFANTEFVYRPDLEHLEGGDVLLLAPGVLAVGVGERTTPAGAERLARQVFAADLAHTILVVPIAQERATMHLDTICTMVDVDAVLMYPNVAASLSAYTVIAGADGDPPRVDGPAPFLRAAADAMDLDQLRVIDTGLDPVTAEREQWDDGNNTLALAPRLCVGYERNIETNAQLERAGIELIPIAGSELGSGRGGPRCMSCPLLRG encoded by the coding sequence ATTGTGACCCACTACGTGGACAGTGAGGTCGGTCGACTGAGCACGGTGCTGTTGCACCGTCCGGGGCCGGAACTCGCCCGGCTGACCCCGCGCAACAACGACTCCCTGTTGTTCGACGCGATCCCGTGGGTGGGGCGGGCCCAGGAGGAGCACGACGCCTTCGCCGACGCCCTGCGCCTGCGCGGCGTGGAGGTGCTCTATCTCACCGATCTGCTAACCGAGACCTTGGCGGTGGCGGACGCCCGGGACGAACTCACCGAACAGGTGCTCGCCTCGCCCCGGCTCGGTGACACCCTGCGGGCCCGGGTCGCCGCCCACCTGTCCTACCTCGATCCGGCCGCCCTGGCCGGGGTCCTCGTGGCCGGGCTGGCCCACGAGGAGTTGAAGATCGGCCGGGACCGTCCGGGCGGGCTGGTCTACACCCTGATGGACCGGCACGACTTCGTCATCGACCCGCTGCCCAACCTGCTGTTCACCCGGGACTCCTCGCTGTGGATCCGCGACCGGGTAGGGGTGACCAGCCTGGCCATGCCGGCCCGGCGGCGGGAGACCACCCTGACGGACGCGATCTACCGGCACCATCCCCGGTTCGCCAACACGGAGTTCGTCTACCGGCCCGATCTGGAGCATCTGGAGGGCGGCGACGTCCTGCTGCTGGCCCCCGGGGTGCTGGCCGTCGGAGTCGGCGAGCGGACCACCCCGGCGGGTGCCGAACGGCTGGCCCGACAGGTCTTCGCCGCCGACCTGGCCCACACCATCCTCGTCGTCCCGATCGCTCAGGAACGGGCGACCATGCATCTGGACACCATCTGCACGATGGTCGACGTGGACGCGGTGCTGATGTACCCGAACGTCGCCGCCTCGCTGTCGGCGTACACCGTGATCGCCGGCGCCGACGGCGACCCCCCGCGGGTCGACGGCCCGGCGCCCTTCCTGCGGGCGGCGGCCGACGCGATGGACCTGGACCAACTTCGGGTGATCGACACCGGTCTGGACCCGGTCACCGCCGAGCGGGAACAGTGGGACGACGGCAACAACACCCTGGCCCTGGCCCCCCGGCTCTGCGTCGGCTACGAACGCAACATCGAGACGAACGCGCAGTTGGAACGGGCCGGCATCGAGTTGATTCCGATCGCCGGCTCCGAACTGGGCTCCGGCCGGGGTGGCCCCCGCTGCATGTCGTGCCCCCTGCTGCGGGGGTGA
- a CDS encoding DUF5926 family protein, with product MSKRRKNQRAATPSVKRERVRDVFVPRPFEGLTDEPEWIALRELVPAASAPLRLTPEVAEEYGDRPVTLATVLPMAAPAMSRQDGRVFIGLQRHQQSGDVSRDLAESLLCALRTEPGAPVTVPPLPGPGPRLQDILVDGPLEITLHEGFEFWLVPEAVDDPTVQASLERANAAIYPTVRLAAAPAAYWCRVPEKAHVRWVLPEDEEAALDALARLSAAGSLTLGESTKFAGMFRAHGRLVPVWDLPDTAPAEEWEEPVAEFAKRYAAALAEAGPLDAAARRSRQGLLGRQLTLR from the coding sequence GTGAGCAAGCGTCGAAAGAACCAGCGGGCAGCCACTCCGAGCGTCAAGCGGGAGCGGGTACGCGACGTCTTCGTCCCCCGTCCCTTCGAGGGGCTGACCGACGAGCCGGAGTGGATCGCCCTGCGCGAGCTGGTGCCCGCGGCCTCCGCGCCGCTGCGCCTCACTCCGGAGGTGGCCGAGGAGTACGGCGATCGTCCGGTCACCCTGGCCACCGTGCTGCCGATGGCCGCACCGGCGATGAGCCGGCAGGACGGGCGGGTCTTCATCGGGCTCCAGCGGCACCAGCAGTCCGGTGACGTGTCCCGGGATCTGGCCGAGTCGCTGCTCTGCGCGCTGCGGACGGAACCGGGTGCCCCGGTCACCGTGCCGCCCCTGCCCGGTCCCGGGCCCCGCCTGCAGGACATCCTGGTCGACGGCCCGCTGGAGATCACCCTGCACGAGGGTTTCGAGTTCTGGCTGGTTCCGGAGGCCGTCGACGACCCGACCGTGCAGGCCTCGCTGGAGCGGGCCAACGCGGCGATCTACCCGACCGTACGCCTGGCCGCCGCGCCGGCCGCGTACTGGTGCCGGGTGCCGGAGAAGGCGCATGTGCGCTGGGTGCTGCCGGAGGACGAGGAGGCCGCCCTGGACGCTCTGGCGCGGCTGAGTGCGGCCGGCTCGCTGACCCTGGGTGAGTCGACCAAGTTCGCGGGCATGTTCCGGGCGCACGGGCGACTCGTACCGGTCTGGGACCTGCCCGACACTGCCCCGGCCGAGGAGTGGGAGGAGCCGGTCGCCGAGTTCGCCAAGCGGTACGCCGCGGCGCTCGCCGAGGCCGGGCCCCTGGACGCGGCGGCCCGCCGGTCCCGGCAGGGACTGCTCGGGCGTCAGCTCACCCTGCGCTGA
- a CDS encoding ATP-binding protein, with product MVVPHHATGARIARQRLATELAEVVTPAVLADLVAVLAELVGNAVRHADPLPGGVVRVSWRLRGTTEGNQVRLQVTDGGAACGPQLRPADLGAADGRGLHIVSGLSSRWGVERDGLGQSVWADFDPAPTRTPLVAAG from the coding sequence GTGGTGGTGCCCCACCACGCCACCGGGGCACGGATCGCCCGGCAACGACTCGCCACCGAGTTGGCCGAGGTGGTGACTCCGGCGGTCCTGGCCGACCTGGTGGCGGTCCTGGCCGAGTTGGTGGGCAACGCCGTCCGACATGCCGACCCCCTGCCCGGCGGGGTGGTCCGGGTGTCCTGGCGGCTGCGCGGCACGACCGAGGGGAACCAGGTCCGGCTTCAGGTCACCGACGGCGGGGCCGCCTGCGGTCCGCAGCTCCGCCCCGCCGACCTGGGCGCGGCCGACGGTCGTGGGCTGCACATCGTCTCCGGACTGTCCAGCCGGTGGGGGGTGGAACGGGACGGCCTGGGGCAGAGCGTCTGGGCCGACTTCGATCCCGCGCCGACGCGTACCCCTCTGGTCGCCGCCGGCTGA
- a CDS encoding sensor histidine kinase, with amino-acid sequence MPDSTDYSALIAGHTAIIEMINSGDAGLPVLTRLLRMAEPTLGAAGMAFVEFAPNGGRVIAATGAAEWTLGWPLPANDPATACLLAGPRVRCVRTDHLTNDLARQLADRGLRRMVVSRAELGGHTVGSLHALYQAGREEPSTEQRGVIAYLGSCIAHLYGDQNGLPVHGDAPAVTDGPAVDDPDDQEDPEKERDLFVAVTSHELRTPVTVIKGYADTLSDHWDSLSEADRRQAARVIRQRANELARLLDRLLSSAAEVWPGDGPPTPFDFGETLRAAIADLPTDLRRRASVEVPTELPRAVGHRQSLATVLTELVTNAGKYSPPGSPIEISASADARTVNLRVSDRGIGVRPEHVERAFDRFWQGESGDRRRYPGTGLGLYLVRRIVEQQNGWVFLQPRTGGGTVAEVRLPRR; translated from the coding sequence ATGCCGGACTCCACCGACTACTCCGCCCTCATCGCCGGACACACCGCCATCATCGAAATGATCAACTCCGGTGACGCCGGCCTGCCGGTTCTGACCCGCCTGCTGCGGATGGCCGAGCCGACACTCGGGGCCGCAGGCATGGCGTTCGTGGAGTTCGCGCCGAACGGCGGGCGGGTGATCGCCGCCACCGGCGCCGCCGAGTGGACCCTGGGCTGGCCCCTGCCGGCCAACGACCCGGCCACCGCCTGCCTGCTGGCCGGGCCCCGGGTGCGGTGCGTACGCACCGACCATCTGACCAACGATCTGGCCCGGCAACTGGCCGACCGGGGCCTGCGGCGGATGGTGGTGTCCCGGGCGGAGCTCGGCGGGCACACCGTCGGCAGCCTGCACGCCCTCTACCAGGCCGGTCGCGAGGAGCCCAGCACGGAACAACGCGGGGTCATCGCCTATCTCGGCAGCTGCATCGCCCACCTGTACGGCGATCAGAACGGCCTGCCGGTGCACGGTGACGCCCCTGCGGTCACGGACGGCCCCGCCGTCGATGATCCCGACGACCAGGAGGACCCCGAGAAGGAACGTGACCTCTTCGTCGCGGTCACCAGTCACGAGCTGCGTACCCCGGTCACCGTCATCAAGGGGTACGCCGACACCCTCAGCGACCACTGGGATTCGCTGAGCGAGGCCGACCGGCGCCAGGCCGCCCGGGTCATCCGGCAGCGGGCCAACGAGCTGGCCCGACTGCTGGACCGGCTGCTCTCCTCCGCCGCGGAGGTGTGGCCGGGGGACGGCCCGCCGACGCCCTTCGACTTCGGCGAGACCCTCCGGGCGGCGATCGCCGACCTGCCCACCGACCTGCGCCGCCGCGCCAGCGTGGAGGTGCCGACCGAGCTGCCCCGGGCGGTCGGGCACCGGCAGAGCCTGGCCACCGTGCTCACCGAACTGGTCACCAACGCCGGAAAGTACTCACCCCCCGGCTCGCCGATCGAAATCAGCGCCTCGGCCGACGCCCGTACGGTCAATCTCCGGGTCAGCGACCGTGGCATCGGCGTACGCCCTGAGCACGTCGAACGCGCCTTCGACCGGTTCTGGCAGGGCGAATCCGGGGACCGGCGCCGCTATCCCGGCACCGGTCTGGGGCTCTATCTCGTCCGCCGGATCGTTGAACAACAGAATGGCTGGGTATTCCTTCAACCGAGAACAGGTGGGGGTACGGTCGCGGAAGTGCGACTGCCCCGCAGGTGA
- a CDS encoding glycerophosphodiester phosphodiesterase, whose amino-acid sequence MGAPLVFAHRGASYDLPEHTLAAYLRALEEGADGLECDVRLTRDGHLVCVHDRRLDRTSNGRGPVSTRTLAELEALDFGSWHPGCVPPDGTEMLDASHTRLLTLERLLEAVLSAGRPVRLLVETKHPSRHGGEVERRLVDLLRRYGLAEPRPHTPVQVTVMSFSPLAVRRIRALAPALPTVLLLEVLPRWLRLGRLPFGAGIAGPGIGLVRARPMLVPALRAAGNQVYVWTVNEPDDLDLVLAAGVDGVITDRPAHTLARLTR is encoded by the coding sequence ATGGGCGCACCCCTCGTATTCGCGCACCGCGGCGCCTCCTACGACCTGCCGGAGCACACCCTCGCCGCCTACCTGCGGGCGCTGGAGGAGGGCGCCGACGGGCTGGAGTGCGATGTCCGGCTGACCCGTGACGGGCACCTGGTCTGCGTACACGACCGCCGGTTGGACCGGACCAGCAACGGCCGGGGACCGGTCAGCACCCGTACCCTCGCCGAGTTGGAGGCGTTGGACTTCGGCTCCTGGCACCCGGGCTGCGTACCGCCGGACGGCACGGAGATGCTCGACGCCTCGCACACCCGGCTGCTCACCCTGGAACGGCTGCTGGAGGCGGTCCTCTCCGCCGGTCGACCGGTACGGCTGCTGGTGGAGACCAAGCACCCATCCCGCCACGGCGGGGAGGTCGAACGTCGACTGGTCGACCTGCTGCGCCGGTACGGCCTGGCCGAACCGCGCCCGCACACCCCGGTACAGGTGACGGTGATGTCCTTCTCCCCGCTGGCCGTACGCCGGATCCGGGCGCTGGCCCCCGCCCTGCCGACCGTGCTGCTGCTGGAGGTGCTGCCGCGCTGGCTGCGGCTGGGTCGCCTGCCCTTCGGCGCCGGCATCGCCGGTCCGGGCATCGGGCTGGTGCGGGCCCGCCCGATGCTGGTGCCGGCCCTGCGGGCGGCCGGCAACCAGGTCTACGTCTGGACGGTCAACGAGCCGGACGATCTCGACCTGGTGCTGGCGGCCGGGGTGGACGGGGTGATCACCGATCGTCCGGCCCACACCCTGGCCCGACTGACCCGGTGA
- a CDS encoding rhodanese-like domain-containing protein, whose translation MFGSQIPTVTAAEITDDTYLLDVREDDEWAAGHAPQAHHLPMMELPARIAEVPTDREVAVICRSGGRSAQVVTYLMRNGWDHVRNVAGGMGDWAGAGRPVVASDGQPGRVL comes from the coding sequence GTGTTCGGATCCCAGATACCCACAGTGACCGCTGCCGAGATCACCGACGACACCTACCTGCTCGACGTACGCGAGGACGACGAGTGGGCCGCCGGCCACGCGCCGCAGGCGCATCACCTGCCGATGATGGAGTTGCCGGCCCGCATCGCCGAGGTGCCGACCGACCGCGAGGTGGCGGTCATCTGCCGCTCCGGCGGACGTTCCGCCCAGGTGGTGACCTACCTGATGCGCAACGGGTGGGACCACGTGCGCAACGTGGCCGGTGGAATGGGCGACTGGGCCGGCGCCGGGCGGCCGGTGGTGGCCAGCGATGGACAGCCGGGCCGGGTCCTGTAG
- a CDS encoding LCP family protein, which produces MAVLVAAVAVVGLRVLTDRYTRAIAHEQLLDPSARTDRTDLDGPLNYLLVGSDRRPGDTGPEQRTDTILIVHIPAGLREGYLVSVPRDLLVTIPPGTGWPGGEDKINSAYEYGGGGTSGARLLSTTLNRLTGIRFDGAAVVDFAGLRRVIDLLDGVEMCVRTEVRSIHTDRVFSPGCQRMDGAQALDYVRQRYDLPGGDYDRQTHQQQLLGAMLERAGQTRIRSNPLQVHQLIQAVGESLTVDTNGVPVEDLLLALRGLSTDGLRGVQVPSYPQTIDQVSYVTLDNGGEGLFEAVRGTRMPQWAGDHPRWVTTL; this is translated from the coding sequence GTGGCGGTGCTGGTGGCGGCGGTCGCCGTGGTCGGCCTGCGGGTGCTCACCGACCGGTACACCCGCGCCATCGCCCACGAGCAGTTGCTGGACCCCTCCGCCCGCACCGACCGCACCGACCTGGACGGGCCCCTGAACTACCTGCTGGTCGGATCGGACCGGCGGCCCGGGGACACCGGTCCGGAGCAACGCACGGACACCATCCTGATCGTGCACATCCCCGCCGGGCTGCGGGAGGGCTACCTCGTCTCCGTGCCGCGCGATCTGCTGGTCACCATCCCGCCCGGCACCGGCTGGCCGGGGGGCGAAGACAAGATCAACAGCGCTTACGAGTACGGCGGAGGCGGGACCTCCGGGGCCCGACTGCTCTCCACCACCCTGAACCGGCTCACCGGCATCCGCTTCGACGGTGCCGCCGTGGTCGACTTCGCCGGGCTGCGCCGCGTCATCGACCTGCTGGACGGGGTGGAGATGTGCGTACGCACCGAGGTGCGCTCGATCCACACCGACCGGGTCTTCTCGCCCGGCTGCCAGCGGATGGACGGCGCCCAGGCCCTCGACTACGTACGCCAGCGCTACGACCTGCCCGGTGGCGACTACGACCGGCAGACCCACCAGCAGCAACTCCTGGGGGCGATGCTGGAACGGGCCGGGCAGACCCGGATCCGCAGCAACCCCCTCCAGGTGCACCAGCTCATTCAGGCGGTCGGGGAGTCGTTGACGGTGGACACCAACGGGGTTCCGGTGGAGGATCTGCTGCTCGCGCTGCGCGGGCTGTCCACCGACGGGCTGCGCGGGGTGCAGGTGCCCTCGTACCCGCAGACCATCGACCAGGTCTCCTACGTCACGCTCGACAACGGGGGCGAAGGGCTGTTCGAGGCGGTACGCGGCACCCGGATGCCGCAGTGGGCCGGCGACCATCCGCGCTGGGTGACCACCCTCTGA
- a CDS encoding LCP family protein produces the protein MSVHGSALLEPPHAAATPRPPSGGKKSRSGKAGKKGRPRRKDPLWARLTVVAGAALMMTSGVAIVGSKAMISQATGNITQRNLVGGAGKTLAEGGSDLKGPIDMLLLGVDARERWAADDVRADSIIVLHIPASHDQAYLISIPRDTEARIPAFAKTGYPGGVGKINGAFQAGASNGGGWEGGAQLMAQTIKNMTGVSFDGAAIINFGGFKNIIDALGSVRICPKQDIESIHMSYVDGKPMWNADAKKTGKPRTPVVHKKGCQEMEGWAALDFSRQRYGLANSDYDRQQNQQQLIKAMAKKASQNGTLTNPIKLNELIKAAGKAFILDTGGVSVEDFVFTMRGVTGNELIMLKTNGGTYNATGSGNETLDEQTLAMFRAIRQDKLAEFVFYNPEVISNRK, from the coding sequence ATGTCGGTTCACGGTTCCGCCTTGCTCGAACCACCTCATGCGGCTGCCACCCCACGGCCGCCGTCCGGGGGTAAGAAGAGCCGGTCAGGTAAGGCCGGGAAGAAGGGGCGTCCACGGCGCAAGGATCCCCTCTGGGCCCGACTGACCGTGGTGGCCGGAGCCGCGTTGATGATGACCAGCGGTGTCGCCATCGTCGGCAGCAAGGCGATGATCAGCCAGGCCACCGGCAACATCACCCAGCGCAACCTGGTCGGCGGCGCGGGGAAGACCCTGGCGGAGGGCGGGTCCGACCTCAAGGGCCCGATCGACATGCTCCTGCTCGGCGTGGACGCCCGGGAGCGCTGGGCCGCCGACGACGTGCGGGCGGACAGCATCATCGTGCTGCACATCCCGGCCAGCCATGACCAGGCGTACCTGATCTCCATTCCCCGGGACACCGAGGCGCGGATCCCCGCCTTTGCCAAGACCGGCTACCCGGGTGGGGTCGGCAAGATCAACGGGGCGTTCCAGGCCGGTGCCAGCAACGGCGGCGGCTGGGAGGGCGGCGCCCAGTTGATGGCCCAGACGATCAAGAACATGACCGGCGTCAGTTTCGACGGGGCGGCGATCATCAACTTCGGCGGCTTCAAGAACATCATCGACGCCCTGGGCTCGGTGCGGATCTGCCCCAAGCAGGACATCGAGTCGATCCACATGTCGTACGTCGACGGCAAGCCGATGTGGAACGCGGACGCCAAGAAGACCGGTAAGCCGCGTACTCCGGTGGTGCACAAGAAGGGCTGCCAGGAGATGGAGGGCTGGGCCGCGCTGGACTTCTCCCGGCAGCGCTACGGCCTGGCCAACAGCGACTACGACCGCCAGCAGAACCAGCAGCAGCTGATCAAGGCGATGGCCAAGAAGGCCAGCCAGAACGGCACCCTGACCAACCCGATCAAGCTGAACGAGCTGATCAAGGCGGCGGGCAAGGCCTTCATCCTCGACACCGGCGGCGTCTCCGTGGAGGACTTCGTCTTCACCATGCGGGGGGTCACCGGCAACGAGCTGATCATGCTGAAGACCAACGGCGGCACCTACAACGCCACGGGCAGCGGCAACGAGACCCTGGACGAGCAGACCCTGGCCATGTTCCGGGCGATCCGGCAGGACAAGCTGGCGGAGTTCGTGTTCTACAACCCCGAGGTGATCTCCAACCGGAAGTGA
- a CDS encoding LCP family protein — translation MSATSLAVLRLPYLHRSAGRAAVPGPGRGGRTARVADTTRWRPGYDEEPVLSGGPGGPGGPGGPGGPNGPGGPGGPGGGRPRRRRPHWRRIALVAGIAVLVLALIGGTGAWFYARSLDNNMARTDPFSELTAGRPAKAVDGALNILMVGTDSRDPDAPMDQAGEWRADTVIVMHIPSDHQKAYLVSIPRDLYVPIPESAGADCGTGQRRKINAAFAFGGLPLAVRTVECFTDVHIDHVMAIDFGGFKQVTDALGGVELEVEQTITSIHKPYRKFTKGTNHMNGTEALDWIRQRKQFPDGDFARMRHQQEFLRALMDKAASTGTLTNPKKLNAFLRSVTDAVTVDNGFSLTDMALQFRNLRGENLTFVTSPHLGSQNINGESVVVSDREKALTMYRAMSADTMADWMRANKPSTSGNG, via the coding sequence ATGTCAGCGACCAGCCTCGCCGTTCTCCGGCTCCCGTACCTGCACCGCAGCGCCGGGCGCGCGGCGGTGCCCGGCCCTGGTCGAGGTGGGCGTACCGCCCGGGTGGCCGACACCACCAGGTGGCGCCCCGGCTACGACGAGGAGCCGGTGTTGTCGGGCGGTCCGGGAGGCCCAGGTGGGCCCGGTGGGCCCGGTGGGCCGAACGGACCGGGCGGACCGGGCGGACCGGGGGGTGGTCGGCCCCGCAGGCGCCGGCCGCACTGGCGGCGCATCGCCCTGGTGGCCGGCATCGCCGTGCTGGTGCTGGCCCTGATCGGTGGCACCGGGGCCTGGTTCTACGCCCGCAGCCTGGACAACAACATGGCCCGGACCGACCCCTTCTCGGAGCTCACCGCCGGTCGGCCGGCGAAGGCCGTGGACGGTGCGCTGAACATCCTGATGGTGGGCACGGACTCGCGGGATCCGGACGCCCCGATGGATCAGGCCGGTGAGTGGCGGGCCGACACCGTCATCGTCATGCACATCCCCTCCGACCATCAGAAGGCGTACCTGGTCTCCATCCCCCGGGACCTGTACGTGCCGATTCCGGAGAGCGCCGGGGCGGACTGCGGCACCGGCCAGCGCCGCAAGATCAATGCCGCCTTCGCCTTCGGCGGGTTGCCGCTGGCGGTACGCACGGTCGAGTGCTTCACCGACGTGCACATCGATCACGTCATGGCGATCGACTTCGGTGGCTTCAAGCAGGTCACCGACGCTCTGGGCGGAGTGGAGCTGGAGGTGGAGCAGACCATCACCTCGATCCACAAGCCGTACCGGAAGTTCACCAAGGGCACCAACCACATGAACGGCACCGAGGCCCTGGACTGGATCCGTCAGCGCAAGCAGTTCCCGGACGGCGACTTCGCCCGGATGCGCCACCAGCAGGAGTTCCTGCGCGCCCTGATGGACAAGGCCGCTAGCACGGGCACCTTGACCAACCCGAAGAAGCTCAACGCCTTCCTCCGGTCGGTGACCGACGCGGTGACGGTCGACAACGGCTTCTCCCTGACCGACATGGCCCTTCAGTTCCGTAACCTGCGGGGAGAGAACCTCACCTTCGTCACCAGCCCGCACCTGGGCAGCCAGAACATCAACGGTGAGTCCGTGGTGGTCTCCGACCGGGAGAAGGCCCTGACCATGTACCGTGCGATGTCCGCCGACACGATGGCCGACTGGATGCGGGCCAACAAGCCGTCGACCAGCGGCAACGGCTGA